A single window of Meiothermus sp. DNA harbors:
- a CDS encoding VWA domain-containing protein: MSTSAEPLQFPHGSLPENLIAFAEHLRQTTLRFNLGPGEVQDALEALGAINLGSLQEVRQALKLIFCSNLEQERVFDDLFFQFFLPNRKRMPQPNPRKAVSGGQGESGEKSQAGQNPSETSQSLSSPHQSKIRPAPDPDADHWAAPLLKAMFSRIAGNEAQEVEIPQQDLNAMLQAATALVNQVRLGRSRRWDTAPKGARLHLRRTLRKALHTGGEPLYPAWLHHPKRQPRFVFVLDGSRSMQVYADRLLQFAFALRMRCNRVEVFAFSTELKRITRQLEKAKHLSERPRLDRLGQAWGGGTQIGENLLRLEQSYGGLIRGDTVVIVASDGLDTGAPEVLEYALRQIYHRSAALIWLNPLQSQAGYDPQANCMRTALPYIDRLSAASTPEEYAQITHRLRLRK, encoded by the coding sequence ATGTCCACCTCTGCTGAACCCCTCCAGTTCCCGCATGGCAGTCTGCCCGAGAACCTGATTGCCTTTGCCGAACATCTGCGGCAAACCACCCTGCGCTTCAACCTTGGCCCAGGGGAGGTGCAGGACGCCTTAGAGGCGCTGGGAGCCATCAACCTAGGGAGCCTGCAGGAAGTTCGCCAGGCCCTCAAGCTAATTTTTTGCAGCAACCTCGAGCAAGAACGGGTTTTCGACGACCTGTTCTTTCAGTTTTTCCTGCCCAACCGCAAACGCATGCCCCAGCCCAACCCCCGCAAGGCGGTCTCTGGCGGTCAGGGCGAGAGCGGCGAGAAGAGCCAGGCCGGACAAAATCCCTCCGAGACCTCGCAGTCGCTCAGCTCGCCCCATCAGAGCAAGATCCGACCGGCCCCAGACCCCGACGCCGACCACTGGGCCGCTCCCCTGCTCAAAGCCATGTTCAGCCGCATAGCCGGCAACGAAGCGCAAGAGGTAGAAATCCCCCAGCAAGACCTAAACGCAATGCTGCAAGCAGCCACAGCCTTGGTCAATCAGGTGAGGTTGGGCCGCAGCCGTCGCTGGGACACTGCTCCCAAAGGTGCTCGACTGCACCTGCGGCGCACGTTGCGCAAGGCCCTTCACACCGGAGGCGAGCCCCTCTACCCCGCCTGGCTGCACCACCCCAAACGACAGCCTCGCTTTGTGTTCGTGCTGGACGGAAGCCGCTCGATGCAAGTCTATGCCGACCGACTCTTGCAGTTCGCTTTTGCCCTGCGCATGCGCTGCAACCGGGTCGAGGTCTTTGCCTTTTCAACCGAGCTAAAGCGCATCACCCGCCAACTCGAAAAAGCCAAACATCTCTCCGAGCGCCCCAGGCTAGACCGTCTGGGCCAGGCCTGGGGCGGCGGTACCCAGATCGGCGAGAACCTACTGCGCCTCGAGCAAAGCTACGGCGGCCTGATTCGGGGCGATACGGTGGTGATTGTGGCCAGTGACGGCCTGGATACCGGAGCCCCAGAAGTGCTGGAGTATGCCCTGCGGCAAATCTACCACCGCAGCGCGGCGCTTATCTGGCTTAATCCTTTGCAAAGCCAAGCGGGCTACGACCCGCAAGCCAACTGCATGCGAACCGCTTTACCCTACATAGACAGGTTGTCTGCCGCCAGCACCCCCGAAGAGTACGCACAGATTACCCACCGGCTTCGGCTAAGGAAATAG
- a CDS encoding MoxR family ATPase, whose product MNQTEINPQLTTVEGIQAVLRERNYIADLPMATALRLVMALRKPLLVEGPAGVGKTQVAKTLAEVLDTKLIRLQCYEGLDTAQALYEWNYPKQMLHIRLTENTGASIAVREAEIFGEAYLLRRPLLEAILQDKPPVLLIDEIDRTDEAFEAFLLELLAEFQVTIPELGTLKATHRPYVILTSNRSRELSDALRRRCLYLWQNYPSFEKEVEIIRAKLPGINERLAHKIATVAAHLRELPLNKAPGVAESLDWAEALVSLHKESLDIHVLEQTWGVILKGKDDLALVEAHKQRIAELVA is encoded by the coding sequence ATGAACCAAACCGAAATCAATCCACAGCTCACCACCGTCGAGGGCATTCAGGCCGTTCTGCGGGAGCGAAACTACATTGCCGACCTGCCCATGGCCACGGCCTTGCGTCTGGTGATGGCCTTGCGCAAACCCTTGCTGGTAGAAGGCCCTGCCGGGGTCGGCAAAACCCAGGTGGCCAAAACCCTGGCCGAGGTACTGGATACCAAGCTGATCCGGCTCCAGTGTTACGAGGGTCTCGATACCGCGCAAGCCCTCTACGAGTGGAATTATCCCAAGCAAATGCTGCACATCCGCCTGACCGAGAACACCGGCGCCAGCATCGCCGTACGCGAGGCCGAGATTTTCGGTGAGGCCTATTTGCTGCGGCGTCCATTGCTGGAAGCCATCTTGCAGGACAAACCGCCAGTCTTGTTAATTGACGAAATTGACCGCACCGACGAGGCCTTCGAGGCTTTTTTGCTCGAGCTTCTGGCCGAGTTTCAAGTCACCATCCCTGAGCTGGGCACCCTCAAGGCCACCCACCGCCCTTACGTAATCCTGACTTCCAACCGTAGCCGCGAGTTGTCGGACGCCCTTAGGCGGCGGTGCTTGTACCTCTGGCAAAACTACCCCAGCTTTGAGAAGGAAGTGGAGATCATTCGCGCCAAGCTGCCGGGTATCAACGAACGCCTGGCGCATAAGATTGCCACCGTGGCAGCCCACCTGCGCGAACTTCCCCTGAACAAAGCCCCCGGCGTGGCCGAGAGCCTGGACTGGGCCGAAGCCCTGGTATCTTTGCACAAGGAGTCACTGGATATACACGTCCTCGAGCAGACCTGGGGCGTAATTCTCAAGGGCAAAGACGACCTGGCCCTGGTCGAAGCCCACAAGCAGCGTATTGCCGAATTGGTGGCCTAG
- a CDS encoding XdhC family protein, whose protein sequence is MDIYTRIAELKRLGQSFALATVVSRQAPVSSHLGDKALIFEDGRFEGYVGGACSREVVRKQALEVLRLGRPRLVKITPEAAAQVVLEHADEVVIPMTCSSEGAVDVYIEPLIARASLLVVGASQIALTTAQIAARMNYTVTLACDMPELAGMSLESEIQVLNWRDLGHWLAGQNPTKTYVVIASQGHYDEDALALIAKYLPDPAYLGLVASRKRGAAVLDNLEILGIPKTTFSKLKYPAGLDLGGRGRDEVAISILAEIIVQRAGESLPPTQAEHPEAALALEPIPAVELVQSAQSALTEVSPPSPTALPEGTAIDPTSGEIIEIAKAVSAEYQGQTYYFSCPNCRAKFLKNPEKYLKGRA, encoded by the coding sequence ATGGACATCTACACCAGAATCGCCGAACTGAAGCGTCTGGGTCAGTCTTTTGCGCTGGCTACGGTGGTTTCGCGGCAAGCTCCGGTGTCCTCTCACCTTGGGGATAAAGCCCTGATCTTCGAGGACGGGCGCTTTGAGGGGTATGTGGGTGGGGCTTGTTCCCGCGAAGTCGTGCGCAAACAGGCCCTCGAGGTTTTACGGCTAGGCAGGCCGCGGCTGGTCAAAATCACCCCCGAGGCCGCCGCCCAGGTGGTGTTGGAGCACGCCGATGAGGTGGTCATTCCCATGACCTGCTCGAGTGAAGGGGCGGTAGATGTCTATATCGAACCCCTTATTGCCAGGGCCAGCCTGCTGGTCGTGGGCGCTTCACAAATTGCCCTCACCACCGCCCAAATTGCGGCCCGAATGAACTACACGGTCACGTTGGCCTGCGATATGCCCGAGCTGGCAGGGATGAGCCTCGAGTCCGAGATTCAGGTGTTGAACTGGCGCGACCTAGGCCACTGGCTTGCCGGCCAGAACCCCACCAAAACCTACGTGGTAATCGCTTCGCAGGGCCACTACGACGAAGATGCACTGGCCCTTATCGCCAAATACCTGCCAGATCCCGCCTACTTGGGCCTGGTAGCCAGCCGCAAACGCGGCGCTGCAGTGCTGGACAACCTGGAGATTCTGGGCATCCCCAAAACCACTTTCTCTAAGCTCAAATACCCCGCCGGCTTGGATCTAGGAGGGCGGGGGCGCGACGAGGTGGCCATCTCGATTCTGGCAGAGATCATCGTGCAGCGGGCCGGGGAATCACTACCCCCAACCCAGGCCGAGCACCCAGAAGCAGCCTTGGCCTTGGAGCCAATCCCCGCAGTGGAGTTAGTACAGTCGGCGCAAAGCGCACTGACCGAGGTTTCTCCCCCCTCCCCTACCGCTTTGCCCGAGGGCACCGCAATAGACCCCACCAGCGGCGAGATCATCGAGATCGCCAAGGCCGTGAGTGCCGAATATCAGGGCCAGACCTACTACTTTAGCTGCCCCAACTGCCGCGCCAAGTTTCTAAAGAACCCCGAAAAGTACCTGAAGGGCCGGGCATGA